The window GCTGCGACGCCGTCATGCCCACCATGGTGAGCAGGCTCGCCGCGCGCTCACGCGCTTGCCCGAAGCGCATTTCTGTGTGCGCCTGCAGGGTGTCGACCAGCTGTTCCCCGATCGTGATGACCGGGTTCAGCGCGTCCATGGCACTCTGGAACACCATCGAACAGCGTTTCCATCGCAACGCCTGCAGCTCCGATTCGGTCAGGGCGAGCACGTCCGTGTCACCGAGCCGAATCTCACCGCCCGAGATGACTGCGGGAGGCGGAAGGATGCGAAGCAGCGCCTGCGCCAGAGTCGACTTGCCGCTGCCGGATTCGCCCGCGACACCGAGAATTTCGCCGGCCTGGACCGTCAGCGATACTCGATCGATCGCGCGCACCGGGCCGCGCTCGGTGATGTAGTCCACGCACAGGTCGCGGACGGTGAGCACGGGCTCAGTCATGGGATCGCACCACCGGGGTGGATCGCGCAGTCTTCAGTCCGCGGCGATTGAGATGTTCACGCCAGGCGCGCTCCAGTTGGAGCCGTGGGTTGGAGATTTCGTCGAATCCGGAGTTCAACATACTGAGGCCGAAACCCACGAGCGCCACGCAAAACCCGGTGGGTGCAAACGTCCACCAGGCGCCGGTCAAGAGCGCGGAGTCGTTCTGCGCCCAATAGAGATTCGTTCCCCAGGTCACGGCCGACACGTCGCCGAGCCCGAGGAATTCGAGCCCGACCTGCGCTCCGATCGCGTAGATCGTGCTGCCGATCACCTGGGCGACGAGCAACGAGGTCATAGTGGGCAGGATCTCACTCAAGATGATGCGGAAATCCGACTCGCCGGTGACGATCGCCGCGGCGACGAAATCGCGCCGGCGCAGGCTCAGCGTTTGCGCCCGAATCACCCTCGCGTTCCACGCCCAGCCCGCGATGATCAGTACGAGCGCGAGCGTAAACGAGCCGGTCGGTAGATAGGCGGCGATCACGATCGCGAGCGGCAATCCCGGAATCACCAGGAAGACGTTGAAGAGGAGGGAGAGCAGTGCATCGATGCGACCGCCATAGAACCCCGCCGTCACGCCCACCATGGCTCCGATCAGCACCACGGCGAGGCCCACCCCAAACCCGATCAGCAACGACACGCGAGTGCCCACGATGAGCTGCGCCAGAACATCCTGGCCCTGCCCCGTGGTGCCGAGCAGGTGATGAAGCGAAGGCGCCTGCAACGGGATGCCCACGAGCGCCTGCGGGTCGCCGACGAGCAGCGGGCCGAGCACGGCGATGAAGGCGAACACCGCAAGCACCGCAGCGCCCATGCCCGCCTTGCGGTCGCGCCGGATCGCATCCCACCACTGCGCGATCCCAAAGTTCCGGCGGCTCGAGGTCGCGCTCATGATGCTGAATCCCGGATGCGTGGATCGAGCCACAGACACACGAGATCCACCAGCCAGTTGGCGCCGAGCACCGCGAACGTGATTACCAGGAAGATGCCCTGCATGAGCGGGTAATCCTGGTTGCGAACCGCTTGCACCAGTACGTAACCCTGGCCCGGATATGAGAATACGATCTCGGTGAGAAGCGCGCCACCCAGCACGAAGCCGATCGCCATGCCAAAACTGGTGACGCTTGGAAGCAGCGCGTTGCGCGCGGCATAGCGCAGCACGACGCGCGCGGGAGGCAGCCCTTTCGCGCGGGCGAGGTTCACGTAGTCGGAGCCGAGCACCGTGATCATGGTGTTGCGCATCGAGAGCAGCCAACCGCCGAGGCTCGCGATCACGATCGAACCGACCGGCAACACCGCATGGGCGGCGACATCGGCGAGAAACGTGAGCGTGAAGCTGGGTTTCAAGTCGTCGGAGTACGCATGCCCGAGCGGGAACCAACCGAGCGTGAAGCCGAGCACGTAGAGCGCAACCATTGCCAGCCAGAAGTAGGGCAGGGCGCCGAGGAACACCAGCGCCGAGGGCATCCAGGTGTCGACCCACCCGCGCCGCCACCACGCGGCGGCGACCCCCAACATTGTGCCGATGACGAAACTCACCAGCACCGCGGTGCCGGCGAGAAAAATCGTCCACAAGAGCCCCGTACCGATGACGTGGGCAACGGGCGCCGGGAAGTAGGCCACCGAGATGCCGAAGTCCCCGCGGAGCGCGTGGCTAATGTAGGTGAGGTATTGCTTCCACAGCGGCGCCTGCGTCAGGCCGAATGTCTCCCGCAAGGCCTCCAGCGCTTCCGGCGCGAGCCGCCCGCGGAAACGCGCGAACAACGCGGTCGCGGGGTCACCCGGCATGAGCCGTGGCAGAAAGAAATTGAGCGTCAGCGCCACCCATGCCGCCACCGCGTAAAATCCGAGGCGCCGGAGCAGGAATCTCATCGCCCCACCTGTCTCGGGGCGAGTCGCGTCAGCACGAGCAGCACTTCGCCGCGATCGTACTTATTCGGCGATGCGTCCGCGTAAGGGTCCTCACGTGACGGAAATCCCTCGGTGCGAGCCGTGTTGTACTCGGCCCATGAAGGATTCGGGTAGAGCGGAATCGCAGGTGCTTCCGCCACGAACACGCGCTGCAGCTCGGCGCACAACCGATGCTGCGCGAGGGAATCTGCTTCCACTTCGAATGCCGCGAGAGCGCGCGTCGCAGCGGCGCTCCCATAACGATGCCAGTTTCCCATCGATGCCTCGCCCGTCGGCTTCACCGTGGCAGCGGCCATGAGCCACTGATAGAAGGTATAGGGCGTCGGCCCCTCGAACGACCAGCCAAGTGTCAGGTCGAAGTTGCCTTCCTGGACCCGTTGGAACCACGCGCTGAAGTCATAGGTGCGCACGGTGGCGTCGATGCCCACCTCACGCAATCCGCGCGCGATGACCTGTGCGGCGCGCACCCAATCCGACCAGCCGGAGACCGCGTAGATTTCGTAGTTCAGCGCCTTGCCGTCCGGGAGGCGTCGCTTGCCGTCAGCGCCCCGCTTGATTCCGGCTTCGTCGAGCAGCGCTGCTGCGCGAGTCGCATCGTGATGCACCCAGTCGCCACTTGCCACCGCGATGGAATCGCGCCAGGTCGAATACGCATCGCTGAGGCCCGTAGCGTCGGCCGGCTTGGAGTAGCGATAGAGCGCGACGTCTACCAGCAGTTCGCGATCGATCGCCATGCTGAGTGCCTTGCGCACTCGCACGTCATCGAATGGCGCGCGGGTCGTGTTGGCATAGAGAAAGATGCTGCTTCCGGTCAGCGGAAACCAGTATCCGTGCGCGTCGGGCCGACGATTCACGAACACGCGATCGATCGCGGGCACGAAGTTGCCGGCCCAGTCTACCTCGTCGAACACGAGCGCGAGGTTGGCGCGATCGTTCCCGGGGTAGGCCGGAAATCGGAGGGTTTCCAGCTTCGGAAGCCCGGCCTGCCAGTAGTCGGGGTTGCGCCCGAGTTCGTAGACCTGGTTCTCGAACGTCTTCACTACGGTAAATGGCCCGGTCGCTACGGGATGCTCGTTCGCAAATGACACCGGGTCCTTCACGCTCGACCAATCATGCTCCGGGACGATCTGCTGGGCCACGATCTCGTCTGCACCGGGAATGAAGATGCGCTTGAATCGGAAGTCGACCGTGTGCTCATCGACCGCTTTCACGCTCTCGAGGAATCCCCAGACGCCGCGCCGGTCGAGCGCGGGGAATCGCTTGAGGAGTCCGAAGGTGAACGCGACGTCGCGGGCCGTGAACGCCTGCCCATCGGACCACCGCACGCCGGCACGCATCGTGACGCGAAACACGCGATTGCCTTCGCGCCATTCCCTCGCCGTCGCCAGCCAGGGGACCGACGTGCCCTTCACGCTGTTGAACACGAACAGAGGCTCGTAGATACCAGCCATCGTCGGCCAGCGTGCGGCGGTTGCGGTGGTGAGGGGATTGAAGTTGCGTACCCACGAGCCCTGCTGTTCCTGCGAAACAACCAGCACGCCACTCGGCGGTGCCTCGCGCCGCCGAGCGCATCCTGCGATCGCGAATGCAAGTGCCGCGGCGGTGGCGAGCACCACGACGACGCGAACGGCCCGTGGCGCCATCAGTCGCGCCTATAGACGCGGACATAGTCAACCAGCAGCCGCTGGGGAAATACAGTCGAGGCGTCTGGAGGCCCGACGAAGCTGCCGCCGACGGCGAGGTCGAGAACCACGAAGAACGGGTGATTGAACACCCACCACGCGCCACTCGGGATCTGGGAGGGAACGACGGTGAAGTAGACGTGATCATCGATGGACCACGCGATGGAGGAAGAAGTCCATTCCACGGCGTAGAGATGAAACGTGGAGTCGAGCGGAACTCCCGGAACCGAATAGGAATTCGTGATCGCGTTGCCGCCGGAATAGCCCGGGCCGTGCAGGCTGCCGTGAAGCAGGCTCGGTTCCTGGCCCCTGAATTCCATGATGTCGATCTCGCCGCACCCCGGCCACGGGACCGTGTCCAGGTTGGATCCCAGCAGCCAGAACGCGGGCCACAGGCCGCGCCCGCGCGGCAGGCGCATCCGTGCTTCAAATCGTCCGCCCGCCTGGTCGAAACGATTGCGCGTGTTGATCCGGCCCGACGTGTAGTTGCGGCTTTGGTAGGGCTCTTCACGCGCGATGATGGCCAGATTCCCGGAGCCGTCGAGTGAAACGTTCTCCGGTCGCGCCGTGTCGTATTCGAGTTGCCCGTTGCCCCAGTCGGTGCCGACGTCAAACGTCCAGCGGGATGGATCAGGTAGTTGGCCGACGGCGCCGTCGAATTCGTCCTGCCACACGAGCTCCCACTGCGTCTTCGTGGGGTGTTTGGTGCAGGCGACGCTTCCGGCGATGATCGTGAACACGCACACGACGAACACCCCAACGTGGCCGATCCGCTTGCGGACTCGTGTCATGCGCTCCTCGAGTGCTCTCGCGCGCAAGGAAAGAGGCGCATGTCGTCGAGCGCCGCCACCAGCACGTAAGTCGCCGCACCGACCGCAATCGACCGAGGACCCAGCTCGCTGGTTCGCACTTCGGCGACTGCAAGGGAACTCACGAGCGTCCGGCTGCGAATCACCTCACGCAGCGGCTCCAACAATCGGTCGCCCAGCCGTGCGATGCCGCCGCCGACGATCACCAGACGCGGATTCATGAGATTGAGCAGGCCCGCGATTGCGATGCCGAGGTGGCCTGCCGCCTCGGTCACGATCTGCATCGCGAGCGGATCGCCCAAGAGAGCGGCATCCTCGATGGTCTCGATCGTGGGCGAGGTCTGGGAGAGGATGCTGTTCGGAAAGCGGGCGCGCAGTTCCGCAGCGCGTTCGACCAGTGCCGGCGCCCCGACCAGCGTCGCCAGGCATCCGCGCAGCCCGCAAACGCACGGCCTGCCGTTCGGATCGATCGCCAGGTGGCCAATCTCGCCCGCCACCCCGGTCGCACCACGATAGACATCGCCCTGGAGGAAGTGCCCGGAGCCCACGCCGGTCGCCACCTTGACGTACGCGAAATCATCCACGCCGCGGCCCGCGCCCCACCAGCGTTCCGCGAGTGCGCCGAGGTTGGCGTCGTTGTCCACGAACAGCGGCACGCGAAAGCGTGTCGCGAGTGACTTGAGTTCGCCGCGGCCGCGCCAGTCGGGGAGTACCAGTGTGGAGAAATGATCGGGGTGCTTCGGATCCACCGGGCACGGAACGGCGACGCCGACCCCAAGCAGCCTCTTGCGACTTCCCGGCTCCGAGTCGAGGCACTTCGTGCACAATTCCGCGATGAGCGCCCGCGTGCCGACCGGATCAGTGCGAACCGAGTGGAAGCGGTGCTGCCAGCCGAGCACTTCCCCGCGCAGGTCGGTGAGCGCCACCGCGACGTGCGTGGCGCCCATGTCGACGCCCAGAATGCAACCCGCTTGATAGTTGAACTCGAGCACGATCGGCGGTCGGCCGCCGCGTGAGGGTCCGACGCCGACTTCGGAGACCAGCCCCGTCGTGAGAAGTTCATCCACGATTTCCGTGACCGTGGAGCGGGAGAGCCCGGCGCGCCGCGCGATCTCCGCGCGGGAGATACGGTGTTCTTGCCAGATGATCCGCAGGGTCGCCTGCGTGAGCGTTCCGACCTGCGTGCCCGTGGAACGCGCTCCGGAATGCCCCTCGCCGTTTGTTGGCTTCATCGGTGACCTCCCCGGTGCGCTGCTCGACGGTTCACGCCTACCCTATTTATGAAAGTAGACGTTGTCCACGAGCACGATCGGGGTGTCGCCCGACAGAATCAGTTGGGCGACGTGCGCCCGGCCGGTGAGTCCGGTGAAGTTGGTCAGTGGGATGTCGAGGCTCATCCACCCGCCGGGAGCGAACGGCGGGCTCGACGTCGCATCGAACGCGATTTCGTGTTGCGTGTCGTTGCCTCCGCCGAACACGCCGTCGGCGCCAAAGTCCACGAGCTTGACGCGGAACACCGACCCAGTGGGAGCCCAGACGTCGAGGTGAAAATGAGTCATCAAGGTCGCGTTCACCTGATTCGTCGTGAACTCGACGCCGACGAACCCGAGGTTGAGTCGCTTGTAGAGCTTGGCCGCATTGCTACCGAACGCGTAGTTCTCGACCGTGATTCCAGTGGTCCCGAACTTCTGCCACGAGTCCACGGCAATACTCGGGTAGGCATCGCTGAAGAGCGAGATCACGTCCGCCGCTGAGAGAGTCGGGGTCGGCGCGGGGGTGGGCGGCGGCGACGCGGAATTCACCGTCACGCTACCCGCTGCTTCGAGCGTGCCGAGCTTTGCCGAAATCGTCGCGCTGCCCGCTCCAAGGACGCGAACCGTGTTGCTGCTAATGGACGCAACCGCAGGGTCGGATGAGGCGAACGTGAAATAGCCGGACATGTGCTGGACCGTCTGGTCGAGACCGCCCACGGCGAAGGTGGTCCGTGTCGCGCCTTGCAAGTCGACAGTCGAGCCCACCAATGCCGTGACCGTCTGCGAGGTCAGCGTGGGTCGCGGATTCGTAATCGTCGCGCTGTTGACGAACTGCACGTCGTCGACCCAGAGCGTCAATCCTGACCCCGCCTGCGGTCCTTCGGCGAGGAAGAACAGACCCTTCTCGGCGGTCAGCTTGGAGGACAATGGAATCGGAATGAGCACCTGCGACCAGGCGGTGGTGACCGGAATTCCAGTCCGCTTGGCTTCGAACTTGGAAGTACCGGTGTTGTCGTTACCGATGCCCACCGTTTCAAGCGAGACCGGCCTGCTCGCCTTCACCCAGAAACTCAACGCGTTGTAAGGGGCGAGGCTTCGCCCGCGACTCGTTACGAACGCGCCACCGGCGTAGCCGCCGGTCGGATCCCCAGGCGCCGGAACCGTGAACTTGAGCGACGAAGTTCCCGAGTGCCGTTCCGTGAGGTCGATCGAGAGCGCGTCGAGCTTCGAGCCCCCGAATGCCTGAAATCCGACCTGAGCGCCAAAGGTGTCCGTGAACACGATCGGGTCGATGTTCGGGGGCCACGGCTCGGTCGGCATATCTCGCGAGCATCCCGTGACTGCGAACCACGAAGCGCCGAGCGAGAGGGCGAAGCGGGACAATGATTTGCGGGTCATTCGAAGTCTCCGAGCTGCGATCGAGTCGAAGCCCGATGGGTCACCACGTGGACCGATCGCTATCTGCGTCCAAGCATAGGCTATGTTCGCGACTCGTACAAAGTCCCATTGCTGGATCGAAGTTCGCCCCCGAGGAATCCAGGCTCGGGTGGCGGAGTGAGGATAGCCTCGCCCAGGCTAGGTCGGGAGCCCCCAGGCGACTGCGATCCGCCCCCGGGTCCGGGCTGCCAGAATCCTTTGAAGTCTGGCATAAAATACTTTGTTCGACCTCCGAACATAGTGTAGCCTCGTGTTCGCCTGATGAGGAAGCTATGCGGCTGCGGCCTTCTCGACAGGTGTCCCCTGGGTTCACGCAGTCACACCGCCGCAGTTGACGGTGCCCCCACATTCTTGATGGAGGAGTGAGAATGCCCCTTAAGACTCTGCTTCAACGTGCGACGGTTGTCCGTGCGTTCCTCCTGGTGACCACCATGGCGCTCGCGGTCTCGGCTTCTGTCGCTTCCGCAGCCAACGTGCTCGGCAACCCCGGCTTTGAAATTCCTGCGACCCCGGCGGCGCCTCCGGAGTACTTCGGAGCCGGTGCTTCTTGGACGAGTTTCGGCGGAGGCATTTTCACCGTCAGCTCCGCGGTTGTCGCGCCCCATACGGGCAACCAGTCACTCAAGATGTTCGGTGGTTGCTGCAGTGGCGCCTTCCAGCAGTTTCCTGCGCTTCCGGGTCAGCTGTGGAACGGCGGCGTTTGGATGCTGAACTCCGGCCTGGATCCCATGGGCGGGGGCCAGGTGGCTGCAGTCAACATCGAGTGGATCCAAGCGGACGGTACGTCGCAGTCGACCATCATTCCCTTCATCAGCAATGGGACCTTCACGGCGGCTTCCACTCGCAATGTGTGGACTCTGCAGACCATCACCGGTGTTGCGCCGGCTGATGCGGCATTTGCCCGCCTGGTGGTGATCACGGGCGACTTCCTCCCGGGCGGTCCCGCAGGCGCGCCGTTCTATGACGATGCGTTCCTCGAGGTGTCAGGCCCGACGCCTACCAGGGCTTCGACCTGGGGCAAGGTCAAGAGCATTTACCGTTAGTAAGTATCGACTCTGAGTCGAGGGTTATTGTCGGGCGGCGCCGAGGAAGTTTCTTCGGCGCCGCTTCCTTATCTGGCTCTTCCGACTTTGGTGTGGCTGGCATCATGAGCCCGCGGCGAAGCATGTCGGGTAGAGATCGAGCCAACGGCAGTGGAAGTAGATCGAGGTGCGGAAGCGCTCGCGGTTGCGAAACCCGCACGCGCGCCGCCTGCAGCTTCCTACGCAGCGCGGGCCGGCGCGACTCGGACAGGTAGGCGAGCACGTTTTCGCGCTTGTGCCAGCGACTGCGCTGGATCACCGCGGCGGATCCGAACTCCTCGCTCGCCGCGCCGTGGAATCCCTTCCCCCCTCGAGCACGCACAACAGTCCCTGCTCGTACTTCAGGCCGCGATCGACCAGCGACTTCAGGAACTGCCGGCACACCTGCGTGTTCTCGCCCGCCGTCTGCACCATCCCCAACACCACCTTCGTCCCGGCCATGGTCACGCCGATCGCGATCACCATCTCGTCGTCGCCGAAGCGTAGGCGTCCCCGTCAAGCAGCCAGTTCAGAACTGGACTCACCGGTCGGTTGGAGCCTCGACATGAACACCTGCGGCGGTAACCCGTTGAGGCTGTCGTGCGGCCGCTCGCCGTTGTCGTCGTCGATCCATTCTTCGGTCAGGCCTCGCACCTCCTCGATCGATGCGAACAGATAGGCATCGAGCACTTCCTCGCGATAGCTCCGATTGAAGCGCTCGACATAGGCGTTCTGATCCGGCTTCCCTCGCTGGATGTGCCGCGGATCCACCGCGTGTTTCCGACACCAGTCCCGGAGGACCTCGGCGGTGAACTCGGGCCCGTTGTCCATCCGCAGCGCCTCCGGCTTGCCGTAAGTTGCCACCAGTTCCTCCAGCACTCGCACCACGCGCACGCTCGGGATCGAAGTCGATGCTTCGATCGCCAGCGCTTCGCGATTGCCCTCGTCGATCACGTTCAGCGTGCGGAACTTCCGCCCGCCGTACAGCGCGTCCGACATGAAGTCGAGCGCCCAGATCTGATTCAGCTGAGACGGCGCCGTCAGCGGTTGCCGCAGTCGATCGAAGCACTTCCAGAACCCGGCTCGCGGCGACTTCTCGACGATCTCCCGCAGGGCGGCGATCACTTCGCCGTCGCGTTCGACCGCTGATTGAGGTACCCGGTAGTGCGCCGCCCGCGAGAACCGAACGATCCGGCATCCCCGGCTGATCGACAACCCGAGCTCAACGACCAGGATCGCGATGGCCTCTCGCTTCGCGGACGGCGTCACCGTTTTCGGTGCAGGAGCTCCTTGATCGCCGCGTTCTCGAGTGCGAGATCGCTGTACAGCTTCTTCAACCGCGCGTTCTCGGTCTCCAGATCGCGCAGGCGTTTGAGGTCCGACACCTCGGCCCCGCTGTAGCGCGACTTCCAGTTGAAGTACGTGTTGCGGCTGATCCCGTGCTTGCGGAGGATCTCGGTGACCGGAACCCCGGCCTCGCCTTCCTTCAGCACGGCGACGATCTGCGGTTCGCTGAAACGAGACTTGCGCATGCAACCCTCCCTCGTGACGCGGGAGAGTCTAGCTTCAACTGTCTACCGAATGGGGGAGCTTATGCCACCACCTCGCAGATCACCTGCTGGGCCTCGAGCTCGCGCTGGAGGGCATAGCCCAGCGGGCCGGCCTCGTAGCAGGCGCGCACCTCGCCGGGGCCTCACGGGTTAGCCGTCGTGCCAGACGCCGAACGGCCGTCGCCTCATTGGCTTCCTTCCAACACACGGGCTCCACATGGCCCGGGACGAGCATCGCGACGTGAATCGAGTTCTTGTGTGCGTCCAGCCCCACTCAGGTGATAGCGTTCGAGCTCACGATCGGCTCCTTTCGTATGTGGCTCTGGCGCCGCAAGCGCTAACCCGCGATCGAGCGTGGCGGCAGCCCCGCCACCGTCGTCTTCTCTCGCGAGAAGCACGACCTTACGATCGCAAGCCGGTCGTTCCATATGGTCTAGCGCGGCGCTTGGTCGAAGAAGCGGATTCGAAATCCCGCGCGGCCTGGCGCCACCGTTTCGAGACTGTAGTCGAAGCCGTGGGCGATCAGGATCTCCTGCACGAGCGTCAGCCCGATCCCCTGGCCGTTTGGCTTGGAAGTGAAAAACGATGTGAAGAGCCGGGGCGCCACTTCGGGAGGAATGCCACCCCCGCTGTCGTCGATCAGTAGAGTCGGCACGTCGTGCTCCATCGCGAGCGTCACCGCGATGTCGCCATCCTCGCCGATCGCGTCGATCGCGTTGCGCACGATGTTGACGAGCGCCTGCTCCATCTGGCCCCGATCCAGCAGCACCGTTCGTACGCCGTCTTCGATTTGCCAGCGCCATCGGATCCCGAGCCGCTCGCATTCGGGTTCGAACAGGCGAGCCACATCTCTCAGCAGTGCCTCGAGCGAGCCCGGCTTGCGATCGGGAGCGGGCAAGCGCACCACGTCCGCGAAGCTCCTCATGAATTCGTTCATGTGGCGCGTGCGTGCCACCGCCACTCCGACGCCGCTCTCGAAGTCCGCACGGTCGCGCTCGCCGATCTGTTCACCGTACGCGAGGCAGCTCTCGAGCAGCGAGATCACCGCACCGCTGGTGTTGTTGACCTCGTGGGACATGGTGCGAATCAGTTTCTCGTAGGCGCCTCTCTCGCTCGCGTGCAGCTCCTTCGTCAACTCCTCGAACATCAGGCAGGTGCGGAGGAAGCCGCGATCCATGAACGACAGCCGCCGGCAGCGCACCTTGCGACGCCCGCGAATGGTCACCATTCGTGCCTCGCCTTCGCCCAGGCCGTTCAACTCGCGGGCCAGCGCGCCCCCGAGCGACTCCAGCCCCTGTCCGCGTGCGGCGTCCTCGGAGACGCCGAGGATCTCGCAGGCGCCGGGGTTCATGGACTGGATCCGACCATCGTAGTCGAGCTGAACGATCCCCGATGGCGACAGGGCGATGATCCGACGAAGCAGCGAGTCCTGCTCCTGGTTGGCGACCCGCTCGTCGCGGAGGTGATCGACCATCCGGTTGTAGAGCCTGATGAGCCGATTGACCTCGGGTTGCGGAGTCTCTCGAAAGCGCGACATCAGGTCGCCGGAGTCGAGCAGCTCGACCGCGGTTCGGAGCATGTCCGCCGGTTCGCTGAGACGCCGT of the Candidatus Eisenbacteria bacterium genome contains:
- a CDS encoding ABC transporter permease; translated protein: MSATSSRRNFGIAQWWDAIRRDRKAGMGAAVLAVFAFIAVLGPLLVGDPQALVGIPLQAPSLHHLLGTTGQGQDVLAQLIVGTRVSLLIGFGVGLAVVLIGAMVGVTAGFYGGRIDALLSLLFNVFLVIPGLPLAIVIAAYLPTGSFTLALVLIIAGWAWNARVIRAQTLSLRRRDFVAAAIVTGESDFRIILSEILPTMTSLLVAQVIGSTIYAIGAQVGLEFLGLGDVSAVTWGTNLYWAQNDSALLTGAWWTFAPTGFCVALVGFGLSMLNSGFDEISNPRLQLERAWREHLNRRGLKTARSTPVVRSHD
- a CDS encoding ABC transporter permease, producing the protein MRFLLRRLGFYAVAAWVALTLNFFLPRLMPGDPATALFARFRGRLAPEALEALRETFGLTQAPLWKQYLTYISHALRGDFGISVAYFPAPVAHVIGTGLLWTIFLAGTAVLVSFVIGTMLGVAAAWWRRGWVDTWMPSALVFLGALPYFWLAMVALYVLGFTLGWFPLGHAYSDDLKPSFTLTFLADVAAHAVLPVGSIVIASLGGWLLSMRNTMITVLGSDYVNLARAKGLPPARVVLRYAARNALLPSVTSFGMAIGFVLGGALLTEIVFSYPGQGYVLVQAVRNQDYPLMQGIFLVITFAVLGANWLVDLVCLWLDPRIRDSAS
- a CDS encoding ABC transporter substrate-binding protein translates to MAPRAVRVVVVLATAAALAFAIAGCARRREAPPSGVLVVSQEQQGSWVRNFNPLTTATAARWPTMAGIYEPLFVFNSVKGTSVPWLATAREWREGNRVFRVTMRAGVRWSDGQAFTARDVAFTFGLLKRFPALDRRGVWGFLESVKAVDEHTVDFRFKRIFIPGADEIVAQQIVPEHDWSSVKDPVSFANEHPVATGPFTVVKTFENQVYELGRNPDYWQAGLPKLETLRFPAYPGNDRANLALVFDEVDWAGNFVPAIDRVFVNRRPDAHGYWFPLTGSSIFLYANTTRAPFDDVRVRKALSMAIDRELLVDVALYRYSKPADATGLSDAYSTWRDSIAVASGDWVHHDATRAAALLDEAGIKRGADGKRRLPDGKALNYEIYAVSGWSDWVRAAQVIARGLREVGIDATVRTYDFSAWFQRVQEGNFDLTLGWSFEGPTPYTFYQWLMAAATVKPTGEASMGNWHRYGSAAATRALAAFEVEADSLAQHRLCAELQRVFVAEAPAIPLYPNPSWAEYNTARTEGFPSREDPYADASPNKYDRGEVLLVLTRLAPRQVGR
- a CDS encoding glycoside hydrolase family 16 protein, whose amino-acid sequence is MTRVRKRIGHVGVFVVCVFTIIAGSVACTKHPTKTQWELVWQDEFDGAVGQLPDPSRWTFDVGTDWGNGQLEYDTARPENVSLDGSGNLAIIAREEPYQSRNYTSGRINTRNRFDQAGGRFEARMRLPRGRGLWPAFWLLGSNLDTVPWPGCGEIDIMEFRGQEPSLLHGSLHGPGYSGGNAITNSYSVPGVPLDSTFHLYAVEWTSSSIAWSIDDHVYFTVVPSQIPSGAWWVFNHPFFVVLDLAVGGSFVGPPDASTVFPQRLLVDYVRVYRRD
- a CDS encoding ROK family transcriptional regulator, producing MKPTNGEGHSGARSTGTQVGTLTQATLRIIWQEHRISRAEIARRAGLSRSTVTEIVDELLTTGLVSEVGVGPSRGGRPPIVLEFNYQAGCILGVDMGATHVAVALTDLRGEVLGWQHRFHSVRTDPVGTRALIAELCTKCLDSEPGSRKRLLGVGVAVPCPVDPKHPDHFSTLVLPDWRGRGELKSLATRFRVPLFVDNDANLGALAERWWGAGRGVDDFAYVKVATGVGSGHFLQGDVYRGATGVAGEIGHLAIDPNGRPCVCGLRGCLATLVGAPALVERAAELRARFPNSILSQTSPTIETIEDAALLGDPLAMQIVTEAAGHLGIAIAGLLNLMNPRLVIVGGGIARLGDRLLEPLREVIRSRTLVSSLAVAEVRTSELGPRSIAVGAATYVLVAALDDMRLFPCAREHSRSA
- a CDS encoding IS3 family transposase (programmed frameshift) — translated: MRKSRFSEPQIVAVLKEGEAGVPVTEILRKHGISRNTYFNWKSRYSGAEVSDLKRLRDLETENARLKKLYSDLALENAAIKELLHRKPVTPSAKREAIAILVVELGLSISRGCRIVRFSRAAHYRVPQSAVERDGEVIAALREIVEKSPRAGFWKCFDRLRQPLTAPSQLNQIWALDFMSDALYGGRKFRTLNVIDEGNREALAIEASTSIPSVRVVRVLEELVATYGKPEALRMDNGPEFTAEVLRDWCRKHAVDPRHIQRGKPDQNAYVERFNRSYREEVLDAYLFASIEEVRGLTEEWIDDDNGERPHDSLNGLPPQVFMSRLQPTGESSSELAA
- a CDS encoding PAS domain-containing protein, with protein sequence MSLKARFLFYLALVHLVFGVVAWILLRDQRLWLLPLELFFIVSFVFAWQLTRRLSEPADMLRTAVELLDSGDLMSRFRETPQPEVNRLIRLYNRMVDHLRDERVANQEQDSLLRRIIALSPSGIVQLDYDGRIQSMNPGACEILGVSEDAARGQGLESLGGALARELNGLGEGEARMVTIRGRRKVRCRRLSFMDRGFLRTCLMFEELTKELHASERGAYEKLIRTMSHEVNNTSGAVISLLESCLAYGEQIGERDRADFESGVGVAVARTRHMNEFMRSFADVVRLPAPDRKPGSLEALLRDVARLFEPECERLGIRWRWQIEDGVRTVLLDRGQMEQALVNIVRNAIDAIGEDGDIAVTLAMEHDVPTLLIDDSGGGIPPEVAPRLFTSFFTSKPNGQGIGLTLVQEILIAHGFDYSLETVAPGRAGFRIRFFDQAPR